A stretch of Triticum aestivum cultivar Chinese Spring chromosome 1D, IWGSC CS RefSeq v2.1, whole genome shotgun sequence DNA encodes these proteins:
- the LOC123182450 gene encoding uncharacterized protein yields the protein MEGKHTEQANVKAKLSTMHLKVICCKLYISESQNAAVVDAISRIGQKDPEVGLLSKFEDEYYNRVRYTLVSYITSESSTGEAVFSPIRKVLLAMIEAAFSAINLEVHCGTHPRIGVVDDMSFHPLSQAATMEDAAQLAKLVASDIGNGLQVPVFLYAAAHPTSKSVSAVRRELGYYRPNHNGIQWTGQVLPDTLPVKPDVGPAHVSSKRGATMVGAKPFVESYNVPIFCKDVPTVRRITRRVTGRSGGFPTVQALALFHGDNCTEIACLLDPDHVGADQVQWLVEQIAEEQGLEVDKGYFTDLSKDMMLERYFEMVSAAD from the exons ATGGAGGGCAAGCACACCGAGCAG GCAAACGTGAAGGCGAAGCTCAGCACGATGCACTTGAAGGTGATCTGCTGCAAGCTCTACATTTCTGAAAGCCAAAACGCGGCGGTTGTCGACGCCATCAGCCGCATAGGCCAGAAAGACCCTGAGGTGGGTTTGCTCAGCAAGTTTGAGGATGAGTACTACAACCGTGTCCGCTACACGCTTGTCTCCTACATCACCAGCGAAAGCTCCACCGGTGAAGCTGTATTCAGCCCAATCAGGAAGGTACTGCTGGCGATGATCGAGGCTGCATTTTCAGCCATAAATCTCGAAGTGCACTGTGGGACTCATCCAAGGATCGGCGTCGTCGATGACATGTCGTTCCACCCCCTGAGTCAAGCAGCCACCATGGAGGATGCTGCACAGCTGGCTAAGCTGGTGGCCTCTGACATTGGAAATGGTTTGCAAG TTCCGGTGTTCCTCTACGCAGCAGCACACCCCACCAGCAAGAGTGTCAGTGCGGTCCGGCGTGAGCTCGGCTACTACCGGCCAAATCACAACGGCATCCAATGGACAGGACAAGTGCTCCCTGATACTCTACCAGTGAAGCCAGATGTGGGCCCAGCTCATGTTTCTAGTAAAAGAGGCGCCACCATGGTCGGAGCTAAACCTTTCGTCGAGAGCTACAATGTGCCGATATTCTGCAAGGATGTCCCGACCGTGAGAAGGATCACCCGAAGGGTGACCGGACGGAGCGGAGGGTTCCCGACGGTGCAGGCGCTCGCTCTCTTCCATGGCGACAACTGCACGGAGATTGCGTGCTTGCTGGATCCAGACCATGTTGGTGCCGATCAGGTTCAGTGGCTGGTGGAGCAGATTGCAGAAGAGCAAGGGCTTGAGGTCGACAAGGGTTATTTCACCGACCTGTCCAAGGACATGATGCTGGAAAGGTACTTCGAGATGGTTTCTGCAGCTGATTGA